The Ictalurus punctatus breed USDA103 chromosome 15, Coco_2.0, whole genome shotgun sequence DNA window attataatactgcagcatgtggctgtgtgtgttcgtgtgtgtgtgagagtctgagtgtgtgagagtgagagagagtgtgtgtgagtgtatgagtgtgagtgagtgagtgtgtgtgtgtgtgtgtgtgtgtgtgtgtgtcaaagagagagagagagagagagtgagtgtgtgttctcaccCCTCGAAGCAGTGGGCCACAGTGAGAGCCCACCTCCTCCCGATCAGGACACAGCCGCAGATATGGCCGCTCTCCTCGCTCTGTAGAGAACACTGCCATGGCCAGCGACCCGGCCGACTCGTACGCCCTCCCAGAATCCTTTTCACCAGCCGTGCTGCAGGCCTGCGcccacactctacacacacacacagacacgcacacacacaaacacacatacacacagctaaAAAACATTTCTCCAAAAAACCCACACGTCTCACCAGaaattctatgtgtaattttaatgtttttgtgtgtgtgagagcacgTCTTACCGCCTCGGGTGCAGTGAAGAGCAATCTTCTTGCGTGAGTGACACGAATGCCTAAAGACAGAaaaggccacacacacacacacacacacacacacacacacacacacacacacactacattacagCTACAGATCTACATGTACATTATAATGTAATGCTATAAAGGGTGTGGTCAATTGgaatggctttaaaaaaaaaggggaagtGAATGGTCCAGTGGGATTCTCTCAGGCCATGGGGTGTACTACGTGGGGGCGTGGCCAAGTGGGAGGTCTGTCAGGGAAAGGGTTGTGCTCTTGACACATAAGGGGGTGTGGCCAAGTGAACAATTCCcaaaacatttacatctgacaggacattacacacactcacacacattcacacacactcacacacactcacacacactcacacacacacacaccctctttTCTCCAAAAGCCCCTGCAGTGCGGTGTTGTTACGGTGGCTCCAGTCAGGATGAACATGAAGCCAGCGCCTCCTCCCAAAACTgtacacatcctccatcacttCAGTTGACAGAGgagctctacacacacacacacacacacacacacacacacacacacacacacacacacaaaagctcaATGAATAAATTATACATTCCCAAACAACTTGATTAATTTTTCAACAATGTACTGACTCCAACAGTTACatatgtactgtgtgtgtgtgtgtgtgtgtgtgtgttctattaTCTACTGACCTTACCCTAAACCCAGCTGTTTGCAAGCGATGGTGCTGAGCTCCGGGTTCCACTCATCAGCACAAACCTGATAGTCCACCGCCGTCTTACTGACCAACAGCAccgagctggagagagagactggagagagagacagagagatgttAGAGGTGTCTATGGAACATGCTCATGCAGCTGTCTCAAATCCATTAATGATCTGAAGAACGTCTCATCAGAGGATAGCTGGTTTAATTGAGTAATTTGCTAATATTTTGGGAAACATAACCAGCTATGCTCATTAGTAAATATCCCACGCAGGTACTAGCGCAGTGCCCTATCGTACTGTATCGTCCACCGTGTAGAAGAATTTGTCCCTAACCCTCGATGCTGAAGAGATAGTAGATGACATGTTTATGCACCGAAACGTGAGCATCTCATGAATGCGGCGTTTCAGCCCTAGACGAGGAAGAAGAATTCATCGCCCAGAATATGGAGCTTCCTCTGTAATATGGAAGTGGTTGGGACACAGTATTTCATGTTTTTCCTGGGGTTAGAGATTCAGGTCTGAACTCAGCACCGCCACTGAGGCACAGAGCGTTCTGGTGAGAGAACAACTGAGCTAGCTGCTGATTTCGTATATACCCCGGGACTAGGCTCTTCTACAGGAGGCCAGTGGTGCATATGGAAGTAAGCTGGAGGTGCGAACCATGCCCATGGAAACTATGAAACAGTTTGGTCTAATGGAACTTGATCACTAACGGAGAAGAAGGTGGAGCATCAGACCTTTCCTTCACCTCAGTTATTTCACAAATCCGTTCTGATCTTTTGCGACAGCTATAAGTGACGGGCAGACTGGAGAAGGAGCAAAAGATCACCTGATACTGCTGCAGGTGGGTTCCTCTGGTGGAGGATCTTAGATGGGTGCTACCTACCCCAGCATGCATACTACCCACCAAAGTTAGCAACGGATTGAGTGATGAGACGTAGATGGATATAGATGATCTCACCACAGTTCCACTCGTCCGAGCTGTCTGTGCAGTGCTTCCTCCCATCACACCACAGAGTCCGGTGCACACACTCGTGATTATTACACTCCAGCTCATTATCGTTACACACcgctggaacacacacacacacacacacatcaattcTCCAAAATGCATCTTAAGATCACACTGTCCGAGTGTCATTCTGTCTCTTACAGCAGTTCTTCTCGTCCTCCAGGAGGCTGCAGTCCGGAAAACCGTCGCAGATCATAGAGTTCTTGATGCAGGATTTATCTGAGGGGCATTCAAACAGTCCACGCTCTCTACAACCTACAACAGGAGAACTTCACAGTCAGTGTGCGGTGAGATGtagtctgagtgtgtgtgtgtgtgtgtgtgtgtgtgtgtgtgtgtgtgacttaccACAGTGTTCCTCATCACTGTCATCATCGCAGTCCGTGTGTCCGTCACAGCGTTTGGAGGAGAGCACACACCTCCCCGAGTGGCACTTAAAGTGACTCGGTGAACACTctgccacaaacacacacatttacagtaaGCTTAAATGATGTAACACAAAACTtaggtgcgcacacacacacacacacacacacacacacacactctaacctTCTACGTCCAGGTCAGGAAGGAGACAAGGCGTGTTTTCTTGTCCTTCCTCAGGAAACTGAGCGCAGTCCATTTCCTCAGGCCACTGCAATCCCACAATGCTCAGCACTGACTCACAACGCTCTTTAGAGCTCCTGCAGAGAGACCTACATAGACATACACGGTACACCAGGTTATATATCGTGTGAAGGACAAGCCAGGCCTTGTCTAAGGGTACCAAGGGTACTAAGACTTATATAAGGAAACCCGAGGCCTCCATGGCTCTCTGGACGAGTCAGCTAGACAGCTGGAATAGTACATAGCAAGGATTTTGGATACTTAGGATATTTAGGACACGGTTAGTGCATACAGGACTTTGTAGTCCTTCCTCTTGGCGTCTACATGCTCTACAATCTTATGGACCATGAACTCCTCACTGAGTATGAAGTGAGTGATGGAAGGACAATGGAAGGTAATTCCTCAGCACCACCAACCACTAGACCGCCATCCTGAGATCAGATGGTTCCTGGTACTCCAGGGTTTCACATTCTGGGTCAAGTACTAGTCCAGTCCTAACATTACATCACTATTTCACACTCGCTGATTAACCCTGGGATTGGTGTTCAGGTAGAAACTGGGTACCATAGCTCACAGGAAGTAGTCATGTTTCTGGATAAAGTTCTAGACAAATGTATACAGATCCCTCattaccctctctctctctctcacacacacacacacacatttacctgCAAGGTGGCACTCTCTGGTGTGTTAGCAGGTCACACTTGGGCACGAGGACGGTGCAGGCGAAGAACATGAGGTATTTGTAGCAGTTTGTCTGAACGAGTGCAGGGAAGAGCGAGGACTCCCAGCTCACCGAACTCTCCTTCTGAGACTGATGGCCCAGATAGTTCGGAAACCGTGTGGTGTTGTACGGCAGGTTCATACACAGCTCCAAGGAGATTGGCTCACAgccacctgacacacacacatatacacacatacacacacatatatatatatacacatacacataaaattttcaaacaaataaagtcttcttttcattttgttgGTGACTTTTTCTTCGTCCCTTCGTCTTTCTGTTTCAGTTCCTCCACGATCTCCGTAATATTCGGAGGAGTTTTCGATTTTTTTCGAAATTATCCGCAGATTCGGGCTGAGACGCCATAACGCCGCGCGTTCAGCCGAAGCTCTCTTCTACTCACCTGCGTCGAGCACGAGTTCAAATAAAAgctctcgtttaccgacaaacatcccAGCGAAGAGCGTACACGACTATTTTGTGCGATCGTGATTTCGCCGATACACGATATTATCACACGCGAGAGCGGGGCAACAGATAtcatttgctcatttatttatttacttactcgtttatttattaattcattaaattatGTACTTACTTATATTATCAggggaaatgaaagaaaaatgtcgCGTCTCATATTTGGCAGAACTTCGGTTTTAATTCAGACGCCAAAATCATCGCCATGTAACGTTTCCCGAGTTCGGGGAGGGAACGAGGATGCTCTCGGCACGACCCCGGTCCGGACTGATGAATGAAGGTACGTTACTGTACATGCTGCACCTGTATGCTAACCTAACCACATGACCAGTGAGAGTAGGGAGTCGTGTTGTAGCACGCGTACTCACTGCAGTTAGCGCTGGTGTTGCGTGGTTCACAGGGACCAGCACCACCGCACCCAGGAGAACAGGAAGTGGAAATACAGCTGTGCTGACCTGGCGGACATGAGCCATGAACTGagacacagaaacagaaataaGAAGAGGAATCAATTTCCACCGTTTTACGCAAAACCTTCCGAGTCATGTTTGATCTCATTTCTATCTAATCTCAAAAAAACGGGCTTCATATGtggaaatacagaaatgaaaaaataaatattattgtgCAGATTTAAATACCATGCctgatttataaaataaataattctgtaCTGAAGTAGGGTGTTTTTCTTAAAAGGCGTCCCTGAGTGTAAACATGTTGAgttgtactgtatttattttcatctttACACCTGAAAGTGGGAGGTGACTGTCCAGGTGTGTATAGACGGCTGCAGCTGATTCAGAGGGTAAACAAGTAGATTTTAGGTTTTCACTCGCACTCCATATTTTCACGTGAACTCCTGCAGTGTAATGTCCTTTTCCTGACTGCTTGCATATCGATCACGAACATAAacttcatattaatattatgacATTAAAGCCGTGACTTATGATGTATTCCTAGAGTCTGGTcctccttctgtgtgtgtgtgcacgcgtgcgtgtgtgtatgtgtttgcatgtgtgtgcgtgcgtgtgtgcgtttgtgtgtaaTGTACAGGAGATGTGTATTATTGTCAGATTGAGATGGAATTCTCGTCCCGAAATAAAGGAACCAATCGGACTGGATGATGACAGTGAACAGGTTCGAGCTATTCAGATTCAGGCAGTATGTCAGGCATGTGATCACAACCTCtggtgtgtgtgcctgtgtgtgtgtgtgtgcgtgtgtgtgtgcgtgtgtgtgtgtttaggtatgTAAGTATGTATTACATGTTAAAGACCGCAGCTACTACAACAGTGTAAAGAATTTCAGAAATGTGTGCAGCTTAAGGTCAGTGGAAGCAGCTGtgcgtctctgtgtgtgtgtgtgtgtgtgtgtgtgtgtgtgtgtgtgtgtaagactcACGCAGCTGTTTTGTGCAGTTTTCTTCATCGCTGCCATCCTTGCAGTCTTCCTCACCATCACAGTGAAAAGCACTGGGGATACACTGTCCGTTGTTACACTCCAACAAGCCCTGTGCTTTacacgctacacacacacacacacacacacacacacacacacacacacgcgcgtgcgAACAGATCTAGTGTTTATGAGGACCCACAGGTAAAAGCATGGATACTAGGGACAAGAAGACGAAGAAGTTGAATCCTGCTCTCAGACTTACAGCAGTTGAGTTCGTCGCTCTTGTCCAGGCAGTCATGATCTCCATCACAGAGCCACTCCAGTGGAATGCAACGTCCATCTCCACACCGGTGCTCCTTCAACACGTCACACTCTACagcaaaggtcaaaggtcatacaTAATGAGAAAATCCTTACAGGTAGTTTGCTCTGCACTGAACTAGCTTTATTTTCCTTGTATGAAATgtgttaaaacaataaaaagtatCCCAATCAAGGTCAGGTCcactatagtgtgtgtgtgtgtgtgtgtgcgctcactGCAGTTGTGCTCGTCACTGAGGTCCCCACAGTCGTCATACCCATCACACAGCAGAGACGCATTCACACAGCGGCCAGTTCCACAACTGAACTCTTTTCCTGAACACACTGAGACATGGAGAGAAAAATCAGGAGAATCTTACAGTTCAGCAcctggttgtttgtttgttcgtacAAGGTACAGCACAGCTCCCTTTACTATGATACAACAGAAGTGATCAATTTGGAAGATTTACGAAGAAACTCATCTTTAAACTTTGGAATCGAAACGGAGCAAAAGTAAGACCTTTATACCCTTATACACTTTCTTTATATTCTTCTTCATACACGTATAAACCCGCACGCTATCAAACTCGTATAAACCCGCACGCTATCAAACTCGTATAAACCCGCACGCTATCAAACTCGTATAAACCCGCACGCTATCAAACTCGTATAAACCCGCACGACATCAAACTCGTATAAACCCGCACGACATCAAACTCGTATAAACCCGCACGCTATCAAACTCGTATAAACCCGCACGACATCAAACTCGTATAAACCCGCACGCTATCAAACTCGTATAAACCCGTACGACGTCAAACTCGTATAAACCCGCACGCTATCAAACTCGTATAAACCCGCACGCTGTCAAACTCGTATAAACCCGCACGACGTCGAACTCGTATAAACCCGCACGACGTCGAACTCGTATAAACCCGCACGACGTCGAACTCGTATAAACCCGTACGCTATCGAACTCGTATAAACCCGCACGCTATCAAACTCGTATAAACCCGCACGCTATCGAACTCGTATAAACCCGCACGACATCAAACTCGTATAAACCCGCACGACATCAAACTCGTATAAACCCGCACGCTATCAAACTCGTATAAACCCGTACGACGTCAAACTCGTATAAACCCGCACGACATCAAACTCGTATAAACCCGCACGACATCGAACTCGTATAAACCCGCACGACGTCAAACTCGTATAAACCCGCACGCTATCAAACTCGTATAAACCCGCACGCTATCAAACTCGTATAAACCCGCACGCTATCAAACTCGTATAAACCCGCACGCTATCAAACTCGTATAAACCCGTACGACGTCAAACTCGTATAAACCCGTACGACGTCAAACTCGTATAAACCCGCACGACGTCAAACTCGTATAAACCCGCACGACGTCAAACTCGTATAAACCCGCACGACGTCAAACTCGTATAAACCCGTACGATATCGAACTCGTATAAACCCGCACGCTATCAAACTCGTATAAACCCGCACGACATCAAACTCGTATAAACCCGCACGACGTCAAACTCGTATAAACCCGCACGACATCAAACTCGTATAAACCCGCACGACATCAAACTCGTATAAACCCGCACGACATCAAACTCGTATAAACCCGCACGATATTAAACGCTGTGAGTTTTTCTGCGTTTCTTTCACACGCCACATTTTGAATTTGCAAATCCTGCTGATTTAATGGTCGCAAATAAAGCAGAATTGTTCAAACGTCAATCAAAGACAACAGTGAGAACAAAAGGAaacgaaaaaacaaaaagaacagtGCATGCTAGGGAtgtgtgtgctctgtgtgtgtgtgtgtgtgtgtgtgtgtgtttcgtctcatttgtgtgtgtgaattcatTAGCGTGTGGTCTCTCTGGGCAACCGTTAAAACTTGGCATGAtgagtaattgttttttttttttttaaaccatcacacacacacacacacacacacacactcccttaaCACCTCCGCTGCTCTGACGTCACTCTTGTATTATTAGGTTTAGCTTTGAGCTGGTTAATGTTCCAGTGtttaacactaacacaccctCGACATTTACATTAATCAGCAATAATGTGTTTATTCTGATTTTTCTGTATTCCATCATCTCCGATTCATTGATTCATGAATAGTATATTTGTTTAGAAATAaggaacaaatgagacaaaaaatctGCAGCTTGTTGTGTTATTGAGAAaccgtaaactcctctgtcctgaagatgttccagcttaacctctgactgttacacagcgctgacactggacacTCCTTCCATACGTGTTacataaacacctccttacTTCAAGAAAACGgaaccatatttttttttttacacgcgTTTTTTACAACGTTTATTACCAGTGGAGCGTCTGCTGTacacgagctgttactatagaaaccataacatactagtgtgtgtacagtcatgaagtgtttaatgtgtgtgtcccatgtttgtttgtatgtgtgtgtgcccatgtttgtgtgtgtatgtttgtgtgtgtgtgtttgtatgtttgtttgtgtgcatgtttggGTGCACGcgtttgtgtctgtgtgcgcgtttgtgtgtgtgtgtgtgtgtgtgtgtgtcataccaCAGTCAGCTTCATCACTCCAGTCATCACAGTCGTTAAACCCATTACACACCAGTTTCTGGGGGACACACATTCCTGTTGCACAGAGGAAGCTGTCAGTGCCTCCACACACAGCTGttggcaaaaacacacacacagttcaacagaactttttcagcagcatgaagttaaaaggtcttacccagtaacacactatgccaaagaagttgattgaaatacatcagtctgggaagggttacaaagctatttcaaaggctctgggacccCAAAGAACCACaatgagagccgttatctccaaatggaaaaactcggcacagagGTGGACCTTCCAAGAAGTGTCCGACCtgcaaaattcctccaagagcacagcgacgtcTCATCCAGGAAGTAACAAAAGAGCcaaaggacaacatcaaaggacctacaggcctctctcatcaataaaggtcactgttcatgactccacgaTTAGAAAGGCACTGGTGGAAGAgcggcgaggtgaaaaccactgctaagccagaacattaaggctcatctggattttgccaaaacacaccttgataatcctcaaaccttttgggagaatgttctgtggactgttgaggtgaaagtggaactgtttggaagacaggagtcccattacatctggtgtaaaccaaacactgaattccacaaaaagaacatcatacctacggtgaagcacggtggagggagtgtgatggtgtggggatgctttgctgcttcagggtctgggaaacatgcagtaattgagggaaacatgaattctaaaggagaatatccggtcttcagACCATAAGCTGTAACTCAAGCGTAACTGTATTATGCAAcgagacaacgatccaaagcgtaggagtaaatcctagtcctagaaacAAGTGGAAGTCTGATCTCCgattatcggaagcgtttgggtGCCGTTATTGCTGCTAAGGGCGGCACAAAcggattttaagtttaagggggcaattagtatTTCACATCGGTGATAGATGTTGGATGACATTTTTTgcttctataaaataaaaaaaatgacaaataaaaactgtattgtttgtttacttgGGTTGccttttttatgttgtatttcatttgaagatataaaattattcATTATGATATACACAAACCACAAACAGACAGAAGtcagcactgtatatatgtatgtgtgtgtatgcacgtgtgtgtgtgtatgcatgtgtgtgtgttactcacaGGCTCGGCCCTTTGCATGGCGTGGGGTGTAGCAGGTGGGCGTGATTCCAGGTGTTGCCGTGGTGACGTTGAGGAACTGTGAGCAGCGCAGGAAGTCAGGCCAAGATGCGTTAAACATCTGAAGAACAGATTCACATCCCTCCTTCGCCGCTTCACAGAACGACTGACACGGTAATATCAcacgcctacacacacacacacacatatatacacacacacacacacaagtaattTTTCCTCATATGTAATGGCTGATATAAGGACAGTAATGAAACCCTCAACACTCAGGTGTACCCCCGCCCTCGCTCACACCTGTCCATGCCCACGAGCCACACACTCAAACCTGTCCATGCCCCTgacccacacactcacatgtcGCCCCCCTCAGTGACACACTGCGGCAGTGCGATGGTGCAGCCGAACAGCATGATGTGTGAGTAACAGTTCAGTCTGTTCAGGTATGTGAAGAAGCGCAAGAACATCTCCATCTCTCCACGCTTCACCACCATCGCCCCCGGCAACACGCCACTCCGGTTATACGCCAACATGTGACACTGAGCTTCTGTGATGTCATAGCATgcacctaaaacacacacacacaaacacacacacaccccttagctacattagcctcacAATACCAGTACAAAGATAAAGAACTAAAATTGAGGTAAGTACATTcactttaatgtgtgtgtgtgtgtgtgtgtgtgtgtgtgatgataaaGTCAAAGCCATACAGAGGcatccagtctctctctctctctcacacacacacacacacacacacagagacacgtCGCTCTGATTAATCATTATGCCGTCCGTTTTTGCAGACAGGGACATACAGCAAAGACACACTGCGCTCCACGCTTTAGAGGTCAgtgccgacacacacacacacacacacacacacactctcacacatagaTCAGGATTCTAGTCACTGTCGCGACTGTACCCTCTGACTAAGGACAAAAACAtactttctctccatctcctgTCTTTTAGCatctcttaaacacacacacacggaaaggATAGAGACTGTGTCCTTTGCCATTTTGGCAGAATGAATACTAATGCAGGAAAGTGCATCACCTGCAAATCACAGGAACAAACAGTATAAATTAGATTTACAGcaactgagagagacagacagacagacagacagacagagcgagagaaagagaaggggagagagagagacagatgataAAGCAGTTTGTAGTGTGAGGATCTGAGTGTCCTAAAAAGTTGTGTGAAGTACAGAACTGcacagatttgtgtgtgtgtgtgagagagagagagagagagagagagtgtgtatatgtgataaagTGAAATGAATCAGTTGGACTTTAGCTGATTACGACAAAAGCACATCGATTAGAATCGAGACGATGAGAGAGCAGTACACACATTCATCTCGCCATGGCAACCGCAGCATAATAATGCAACTTGTAGGGATTCAGatgttgcatgtgtgtgtgtgtgtatgtgtgtgtgtacattgcATGTGAATTTCCCTCCACCCTTCATCAGGGTCAGTTCGTGATTGGCTGTTGGAGGAGTGTTCTGATTGGTGGACTGTTTCTAACTCCAGCAGTGACTTAGTTTTACAGCAAAGACACGAAAAACTGTAAACGTTACTGTAGCTTGAAATAAAAGCTAGAATATTTTTATAGGGACATAAAAAAACTCTgggagaaaatagaaaatataagAAAATGTAGAAGACTGTCGTCATATTTGTGGCGAGCCATGAGCCCCGGTGTCGCTCGCTCACTGTTAACCACACTAGCATTTTTGTGGATGTGTCTATGTTTAGACCCAGACTACACAACCCCGATCAAGCGGCTACAGAGCGGATGTTTTCCGATCCTCACTACAGCGTGGAAATGAGACATAACccaacaaacaaatccaaaacgctGCAACATTACAGCCTGATCATCACTGCTGAACTTCAGAACATGTCCCTGAACCTCGTTCCTCACCAGGCTCAGTGTTCGTGCTCGTGGGTTCGACACTCGACAAAGCACTTATGGTGGAAAAACCCAGTAACCAATCAGCAGTCGAAGTAGGCGTAGCATCCAAtggagatgatggtgatgaagaagAGTCGGACATCGACGGGTCAGTGGAAGGTGATTCTTGATGGAATGTTCCTGTGCTGATATGCGAGATTGTCGCCGTGGCGTTAACAACAGCAAGGCGATCCATCGTTACGGCAACAAGGGGGATGAGGGTCGTCATGGAAATGTCCGTGGCGGAGAGAGGGGCGGAGTCACTGGAGTCAAGCAGCCCATTCCCGATTATTCCTGaaacatgtaataaataaaaacatttattaattaaatgaattattctatatttattcattataattACCTAGTATCATTATAAACTCAATGAATAGATTATATAAcattaatacatatttattatcTAATTATCTGATGTAGAACAACTCCCTGAACACAGTAATTATAGCGACTTATTAAACGTTATCTACATTAATAcgtcaaataaatgaaaatatacagACTTATAATAAAAACTATAACGTTTATAAGAACATGTCCACGGTGTAAATTATACCATGATTTATAACAGAATTAAATCTACTCATGAAGTGAAATATAGAAGGATGTACTGAGTGAAGAAGGGAGAAGGAAAAGAACGAGAAAACatgaacagaagaaaaaaaaaactagaaccAAGTAGCAGAAATGAAAGAACATAATGAAGAGAGTgacagatatagatagagagacagacagagagagagatagagagggagatggagagagatagagacagaaaacgaataaaaggaacaaaagaagaagagacgAGTGACGTGTGGAGTGAAATGTGTGACGTATCAGCGGAGGAAAAGATCTGCAACTCACTTCTATATAAATACAGCAACAGCTGAGGAGCCCACTGAGAAAGTGAATATTTACACACGCACTCATTGTCCTTCATGCTCCTGTCTTTTTCACACTGCAGAACAATGTTCTGGTGGTGAGACCATAAAATGCTTCAAGGACTTTCTCAAGACAACCGAGAGAAGGAatgagacagatatatatatatatatatatatatatatatatatatatatatatatatatatatatatatatataaatatatatatacacatacagagagagcgagagagagagagaaggaatgagagagagagagagagagagagagagagagaatggacaGTGACTAAACtttattactaaaataattattatttaaccacacacgtgtgtgtgtgtgtgtgtgtgtgtgtgtgtgtgtgtgtgtgtgtgtgtatgtttgacaGCATGTTCATGCATCATCAGAAGTGAATGAGTTTCATttttagacagattttttttctttacatcaaTATAACATCAACTCAGAGTGAGTCAGTGTGTGAAGaaacaaatttacacacacacacacacacacacacagcagcttgATTGAAAGGTGTCCAAATGAGTTAAAGAGCACTATAAAATGGTTTCAcaagctttgtgtgtgtgtgtgtgtgtgtgtgtgtgtgtgtgtgtgtgtgtgtgtgtgcgtgtgtgcgtgtgcatgtgtgtaggaGGCTTTGAAGGAGGACAGAGGGATGGTGACACACACAGGAAGCTTGCGTCACTGCCTCTTATTTAACACTCGTTTGTCGCATCACTCGTTCACACCTCGTCCCCGTTCAGCCAAATGATGAGTGTAAAACATGGATTAATGAATTcatgtgtaacacacacacacacacacacacacacgcacacacacaatgactgTACTGATGTTTTCAAGTTATGGCCATGTTCTTGTAAGGGACTATGATACAGTCAGACatactgcgtgtgtgtgtgtgtgtgtgtgtgtgtgtgtgtgtgtgtgtgttacctgtaaAGGCAAGCAGCAGTGTGAGGAGGCAGATgaggccacacacacagggcaggatgatgatgaggagctTCAGGAGCTTCGTTGAGCTGagtttatgtgaacatgtgTCCTCCATCACATGCACATCAACACCTGAtacctttaaaacacacacacacacacacacacacacacacacacacacatcataccaCACACTAAGCCAGGATACACACTGCAATGTTTGGTTACAAAAACGGACAATTACAAAAGCTGTAGGGAGATAACACCCTCAACACC harbors:
- the corin gene encoding atrial natriuretic peptide-converting enzyme isoform X1, whose translation is MSSTETLRALSLEEPREHTAVSGVDVHVMEDTCSHKLSSTKLLKLLIIILPCVCGLICLLTLLLAFTGIIGNGLLDSSDSAPLSATDISMTTLIPLVAVTMDRLAVVNATATISHISTGTFHQESPSTDPSMSDSSSSPSSPLDATPTSTADWLLGFSTISALSSVEPTSTNTEPGACYDITEAQCHMLAYNRSGVLPGAMVVKRGEMEMFLRFFTYLNRLNCYSHIMLFGCTIALPQCVTEGGDMRVILPCQSFCEAAKEGCESVLQMFNASWPDFLRCSQFLNVTTATPGITPTCYTPRHAKGRASVCGGTDSFLCATGMCVPQKLVCNGFNDCDDWSDEADCVCSGKEFSCGTGRCVNASLLCDGYDDCGDLSDEHNCKCDVLKEHRCGDGRCIPLEWLCDGDHDCLDKSDELNCSCKAQGLLECNNGQCIPSAFHCDGEEDCKDGSDEENCTKQLLHGSCPPGQHSCISTSCSPGCGGAGPCEPRNTSANCSGCEPISLELCMNLPYNTTRFPNYLGHQSQKESSVSWESSLFPALVQTNCYKYLMFFACTVLVPKCDLLTHQRVPPCRSLCRSSKERCESVLSIVGLQWPEEMDCAQFPEEGQENTPCLLPDLDVEECSPSHFKCHSGRCVLSSKRCDGHTDCDDDSDEEHCGCRERGLFECPSDKSCIKNSMICDGFPDCSLLEDEKNCSVCNDNELECNNHECVHRTLWCDGRKHCTDSSDEWNCVSLSSSVLLVSKTAVDYQVCADEWNPELSTIACKQLGLGAPLSTEVMEDVYSFGRRRWLHVHPDWSHRNNTALQGLLEKRGHSCHSRKKIALHCTRGECGRRPAARLVKRILGGRTSRPGRWPWQCSLQSEESGHICGCVLIGRRWALTVAHCFEGRESADVWKVVLGINNLDHPSTHTQTRSVKSVTVHSRYNRAVVDYDISIIELDEDVHISSHVRPVCLPEPGHTLTPDTYCYITGWGHMGNRMPFKLQEGVVRVISLSQCQSYFDMKTITSRMLCAGYEAGTIDSCMGDSGGPLVCEDPDGRWTLYGLTSWGSVCFSKVLGPGVYANITHFTEWISRQIYLHTFHLV